One window from the genome of Oryza glaberrima chromosome 3, OglaRS2, whole genome shotgun sequence encodes:
- the LOC127766062 gene encoding uncharacterized protein LOC127766062: MGSCASKSVIEQRPPARHYTRKGRRARTNSRSIMPEAPKSRLNDSRGHMTDFSMSEVVHFETSSNHGKSEHSKTFHLTQMQWHHSQRDSNGCCKEDAWFDSVSILEDDSDDEFKSVNGDWPDDDNQMKSENASRFADALSRIGDLCRGVPMTLSVEQYLKRDNGNDPDRRSQSMAMCATRCLPSSFSFKGLKEANDADEKSKECSTPSRIRKLLHSFSFNDKMQQLTCGSPAKKKSTVIRLSYKRTSCDDYEDDSELGESEKYVVRPKGGTTILYRGEKPTSGCWSRIDPSLFKLRSETFLKDKKKCAAPNYAAYYPIGVDLFASHKKVQHIAQHIELPQVKPHDKLPSLLIVNIQMPTYPAAMFLGDSNGEGLSLVLYFKISEYFDKEVSEHFKESIMRFIENESEKVKGFAAESTILYRDRLKIMAGLVNPEDLQLSSTERKLVQAYNEKPVLSRPQHNFFEGENYFEVDLDIHRFSYIARKGLESFRERLNNGILDLGLTIQAQKQDELPEQVLCCVRLNKIDFINHGQIPTIVTLDDK, translated from the exons ATGGGTTCCTGTGCTTCCAAGTCTGTCATTGAGCAGAGACCACCAGCAAGGCACTATACCAGGAAAGGAAGAAGAGCTCGTACTAATTCCCGATCCATCATGCCAGAGGCGCCCAAGTCACGGTTGAACGATTCAAGAGGACACATGACTGACTTCTCAATGAGTGAGGTTGTCCATTTTGAGACATCATCAAACCATGGAAAATCAGAGCATTCCAAAACATTCCACCTCACACAGATGCAGTGGCACCACAGCCAGAGGGATTCCAATG GTTGCTGCAAAGAAGATGCCTGGTTTGACTCCGTCAGTATTCTCGAGGACGACTCCGACGATGAATTTAAGAGTGTCAATGGAG ATTGGCCTGATGATGATAACCAAATGAAGAGTGAGAACGCTTCCCGTTTTGCTGACGCACTCTCTCGCATCGGAGACTTATGCCGTGGGGTGCCCATGACATTATCTGTAGAACAGTATCTGAAAAGAGACAATG GTAATGATCCTGACCGTAGGAGCCAAAGCATGGCAATGTGCGCAACCAGGTGCCTACCAAGCTCCTTTAGCTTTAAGGGTTTGAAGGAGGCAAATGATGCTGATGAGAAGAGCAAAGAGTGCAGCACCCCATCTCGCATACGCAAGCTGTTGCATTCTTTCAGCTTCAATGACAAAATGCAGCAGCTGACCTGTGGAAGTCCAGCAAAAAAGAAGTCAACAGTCATTAGACTATCATACAAGAGAACATCATGTGATGACTATGAAGATGACAGCGAACTGG GCGAATCAGAGAAATATGTGGTCCGCCCCAAGGGAGGGACAACAATTCTGTATAGGGGAGAAAAGCCCACATCAGGATGTTGGTCACGGATTGATCCATCCCTCTTCAAGCTCAGGAGTGAAACCTTCCTCAA AGACAAGAAGAAATGTGCTGCTCCAAACTATGCTGCTTATTATCCTATAGGTGTGGACTTGTTTGCCAGCCACAAGAAGGTTCAACACATTGCTCAGCACATTGAGCTTCCACAAGTCAAACCACATGACAAGCTCCCTTCACTTTTAATTGTTAACATCCAG ATGCCCACCTATCCTGCTGCTATGTTCCTCGGCGACAGTAATGGAGAAGGATTGAGCCTTGTCTTGTACTTCAAAATCTCAGAGTACTTCGACAAGGAGGTTTCAGAGCATTTCAAGGAGTCCATTATG AGATTTATTGAGAATGAAAGTGAGAAGGTTAAAGGGTTCGCAGCAGAATCAACAATCCTTTATAGAGACCGGTTAAAGATCATGGCTGGACTGGTTAACCCAGAGGATCTTCAATTGAGTTCCACAGAGAGGAAGCTTGTCCAAGCATATAATGAGAAGCCAGTCCTCTCACGACCCCAACATAATTTCTTTGAG GGAGAGAACTATTTTGAGGTAGACCTTGATATACACCGATTCAGCTATATTGCAAGGAAGGGATTGGAATCATTCCGAGAACGCCTGAATAATGGAATCCTTGACCTGGGTTTGACAATTCAG GCCCAGAAGCAAGATGAACTCCCTGAGCAGGTCCTCTGCTGCGTTAGGCTGAACAAGATTGATTTCATTAACCATGGGCAAATTCCAACTATCGTCACATTGGATGACAAGTGA